In Arvicola amphibius chromosome 1, mArvAmp1.2, whole genome shotgun sequence, one DNA window encodes the following:
- the Ovol1 gene encoding putative transcription factor Ovo-like 1, whose amino-acid sequence MPRAFLVKKPCVSTCKRNWSELPDEERGEIYVPVSLGFCPPPPYREPEPSVAEPPSCPLALDMSLRDSSYSVTPGPCVVAQLPPEDVNHLTDSQNRDQGFLRTKMKVTLGDSPNGDLFTCHICQKAFTYQRMLNRHMKCHNDVKRHLCTYCGKGFNDTFDLKRHVRTHTGVRPYKCSLCDKAFTQRCSLESHLKKIHGVQQKYAYKERRAKLYVCEECGCTSESQEGHVLHLKENHPDSPLLRKTSKKVAVALQNTVTSLLQGSPHL is encoded by the exons ATGCCCCGCGCATTCCTGGTGAAGAAGCCATGCGTTTCCACGTGCAAGAGGAACTGGAGCGAACTCCCGGACGAGGAGCGCGGCGAGATCTACGTGCCAG tcagcCTGGGCTTCTGTCCACCACCACCCTACCGGGAACCAGAGCCATCTGTGGCCGAACCCCCTTCTTGCCCTCTGGCTTTGGACATGAGCCTTCGGGACTCCAGCTATAGTGTGACCCCAGGACCTTGCGTGGTGGCCCAGCTACCCCCTGAAGATGTGAACCATCTGACAGATTCCCAGAACAGAGACCAGGGTTTCCTACGAACCAAGATGAAG GTGACCTTGGGGGACAGTCCAAATGGAGACCTTTTTACCTGTCACATCTGCCAGAAGGCCTTCACCTACCAGCGCATGCTGAATCGACACATGAAATGTCACAATGACGTCAAGAGGCACCTCTGCACATACTGTGGAAAGGGCTTCAATGACACCTTTGACCTCAAGAGACATGTCAGAACCCACACTG GTGTGCGGCCCTACAAGTGCAGCCTGTGTGACAAGGCCTTCACCCAGCGCTGCTCTCTGGAGTCCCACCTCAAGAAGATCCACGGCGTGCAGCAGAAGTACGCGTACAAGGAGCGCCGGGCCAAGCTGTACGTGTGTGAGGAGTGCGGCTGCACCTCTGAGAGTCAGGAGGGTCACGTCCTGCACCTCAAGGAGAACCACCCCGACAGCCCACTGCTACGCAAGACCTCCAAGAAAGTAGCTGTGGCCCTGCAGAACACTGTCACTTCCCTGCTGCAGGGCAGCCCCCACCTCTGA
- the Ap5b1 gene encoding AP-5 complex subunit beta-1 — protein MGPLSREAWTQRLGAFRASPSAFLAGAEGEDLGRDLLSDLRSEKLSEQTKVSLLTLSLEYSDKLWPDAPAAEAAATSLLDTLILLPSKPSALRRLLLLAATTVLVSGGALEPTSGASCRLLPLLLGLASGRDMGRSFGSASEQRHLQATACECLGELERCKPGLLAGSLAVLRSLLGQTGPIQPVSLLLALVLHNTLVVPSRATAGSGLQGLVTGVSSVGSCPWDWTRAEEQGAHLQPQAPSWPTAEQEHGFPLLEPSPEEARELKAAVAQLLDTSYLLTPVAQAQLLWLLGWALRGLRGQPPVLFKPQLVRLLGTAQLTLLHSVLALKAAFGEALFTAQDEALLIRRLTLVAQHPALPSPIHLFYLQCLLRFPENCPLGPEGEEAAPLLLGPQLCQGLMPSLLHDPMVLLARLHLLCLVCADAEEEEKDQVQSPQGYLQELMAGLQQRAALDGGPQALATLCFQASYLIARCLPGQPIVRTSLIHGLAQLYRARPSLAPHFVDLLDQVSPELREPLRAVLQQEVVARPGKNESLCWHLQMLAKVVEGDAQGAILSFLQAAAIHCTDWGLQQALLRVCRALLRTGAGDGLADLLQVLARQLEDADGRDHARLYYILFSHLSSPKLGVALGPSPAAPALASSLVAENQGFASTLMVQETPAPIRLRVGPQKAKGPLLSLPLQVEAVEGPVYCLELRFRVEGQLYEPLEAVHIPCLCPGRPAHPLYLPLRPRRPAPACLHVQALYTTPAGLTCHTHLPPLSVNFADLFLPFPQLPKGSEVCFFDDLWNSCLPKGVESRMWCPLGPQGLEALVSQHLEPFVVVAQPPTTYLIAVRLPPDSMLLLRLETAQVDGVPVALRTDNWAVLPLVGDYLRGLAAR, from the exons ATGGGGCCCCTGAGTCGTGAAGCCTGGACCCAGCGCCTGGGGGCTTTCAGAGCCAGCCCATCGGCCTTCCTGGCAGGTGCCGAAGGTGAGGATTTGGGTCGCGACCTGCTGAGTGACCTAAGGAGTGAAAAGCTAAGCGAGCAGACCAAG GTTTCCTTACTGACACTGAGCTTGGAGTACTCTGACAAACTGTGGCCCGATGCACCCGCCGCAGAGGCTGCTGCCACCTCCTTGTTGGACACTCTTATCCTCCTGCCCTCAAAACCTTCAGCTCTCCGGAGGCTCCTGCTTTTGGCAGCAACCACAGTCCTGGTGTCTGGAGGTGCCCTGGAACCCACTTCGGGAGCTTCCTGCCGGCTGCTGCCTCTTCTGCTTGGTTTAGCCTCAGGCCGGGACATGGGACGAAGCTTTGGGAGCGCCTCGGAACAGCGCCACCTACAGGCCACAGCATGTGAATGCCTTGGAGAACTTGAGCGCTGCAAGCCTGGGCTGCTGGCCGGCTCCCTGGCGGTGCTGCGTAGCCTCCTAGGGCAAACGGGTCCCATCCAGCCTGTCAGCCTGCTGCTGGCTCTTGTTCTGCACAACACCTTGGTGGTACCATCCAGGGCTACAGCTGGGTCTGGGCTGCAAGGCCTTGTGACTGGGGTCTCCTCCGTTGGGAGTTGTCCCTGGGACTGGACACGAGCTGAAGAGCAGGGTGCCCATCTTCAGCCCCAGGCACCCAGCTGGCCCACAGCTGAGCAGGAGCATGGCTTTCCATTGCTAGAGCCCAGCCCTGAGGAGGCCCGAGAGCTAAAGGCTGCAGTGGCCCAGCTTCTGGACACCTCCTACCTGCTCACGCCTGTGGCTCAGGCTCAGCTTCTGTGGCTGTTGGGCTGGGCCCTTCGGGGTCTTCGGGGACAGCCACCGGTGCTTTTCAAGCCACAGCTAGTTCGGCTGCTGGGCACAGCACAGCTCACCCTCTTGCACTCAGTCCTGGCTCTCAAGGCGGCCTTTGGCGAGGCCCTGTTCACTGCTCAGGACGAAGCCCTGCTGATCCGCAGGCTGACCTTGGTGGCCCAGCACCCGGCCCTGCCCTCACCGATACACCTCTTTTACCTGCAGTGCCTCCTGCGCTTCCCAGAGAATTGCCCACTAGGTCCGGAAGGGGAAGAGGCCGCCCCACTGCTGTTGGGTCCCCAGCTATGCCAGGGCCTCATGCCCAGTCTCCTGCATGACCCGATGGTCCTCTTGGCCCGCCTGCATCTGCTCTGCCTGGTCTGTGCTGATGccgaggaagaagagaaagaccaGGTTCAGAGCCCACAGGGGTACCTGCAGGAGCTGATGGCTGGCCTGCAGCAGAGGGCAGCCCTAGATGGTGGTCCCCAGGCCTTGGCCACTCTCTGTTTCCAGGCTTCATACCTCATTGCCAGGTGCCTGCCTGGGCAGCCTATAGTACGGACATCTTTGATCCATGGACTGGCCCAGCTATACCGAGCTCGGCCTTCCCTGGCTCCCCACTTTGTGGACCTCTTAGATCAGGTAAGCCCTGAGCTGAGAGAGCCCCTGAGGGCAGTGCTGCAACAAGAGGTGGTAGCCAGGCCAGGCAAGAACGAATCACTTTGCTGGCACCTGCAAATGCTGGCAAAGGTGGTGGAAGGAGATGCTCAGGGTGCCATCCTCAGCTTCCTACAGGCTGCAGCCATACACTGCACGGACTGGGGCCTACAACAGGCCCTGTTGCGGGTATGCCGAGCTCTGCTGCGGACAGGCGCGGGAGATGGCCTGGCAGACTTGCTGCAGGTACTGGCCAGACAGCTAGAGGATGCTGATGGACGGGACCATGCCCGACTATACTACATTCTCTTTTCCCACTTGTCAAGTCCCAAGCTGGGCGTGGCCCTGGGCCCCTCTCCTGCTGCACCTGCCCTGGCCTCCTCTCTAGTGGCTGAGAACCAGGGCTTTGCATCAACACTGATGGTGCAGGAGACTCCAGCTCCGATTCGGTTGCGTGTGGGGCCTCAGAAGGCCAAAGGCCCACTCCTGTCGCTGCCTCTGCAggtggaggctgtggaggggcCCGTCTACTGTCTGGAGCTGCGCTTCCGTGTGGAAGGACAGCTCTATGAGCCTTTGGAGGCTGTCCACATACCCTGCTTGTGTCCGGGACGACCTGCCCATCCTCTGTACCTGCCCTTACGGCCCCGCCGCCCAGCCCCTGCCTGCCTACATGTCCAGGCCCTTTATACTACACCTGCTGGCCTCACATGCCACACTCACCTGCCACCCTTGTCCGTGAACTTTGCGGacctcttcctgcctttcccccAACTCCCCAAAGGctctgaggtgtgtttctttgatgATCTCTGGAACTCCTGCCTGCCAAAGGGTGTAGAAAGTCGTATGTGGTGCCCACTTGGGCCACAGGGTCTGGAGGCCTTGGTGTCCCAACATCTAGAGCCCTTTGTTGTGGTGGCTCAGCCCCCCACCACCTACCTCATAGCTGTTCGCCTGCCCCCTgactccatgctgctgctgcgGCTGGAGACAGCTCAGGTGGATGGTGTGCCTGTGGCCCTAAGGACTGACAACTGGGCCGTGCTGCCCCTGGTAGGGGACTACCTCCGTGGCCTTGCAGCCCGCTGA